Within the Miscanthus floridulus cultivar M001 chromosome 17, ASM1932011v1, whole genome shotgun sequence genome, the region GTATCTGCAGGCGAAACCATGGGGAACCCTCGGGAAGATCTTCACCACGTGGTCGATCTGCAACCACAAAATAAACTTCACATGCATCGGGTACTCGACCACCAGCCAGGAGCTGATTGCCAGAAGTGCTATTCAAAGTTGAAGCCAGACCAAGACCAAACCAGGCAGCTCAAACTGCAAACTCACCGCCTCGTTTTGCTCCAGGACACGCTGAAACTGTTGTACCAGCTGTGGCGGCGAACGAGTGTCATATTCGCCTCCGAGTACCGCGATGTGGCATTTGATCTCTGTGCGTCAGATAAGATTAAGTCAGAGAAAAAAAAGGTCCATAAAAAAATGTGGTGCATTTCTTCAGAACAACACTTAGTTGCAAGTGGAAGGCTGGAAGTGTACCCTTCATGTCATCGACAGTGACTAGCGAAGGATGAGAAATGACAACCGCTTGGATTTCATCTGTTTTCGCTAATTCGACGGCAACCTTAGCTGCAgaatgggggaagaagagaagagagTCCATGTCATTTGGCTAAAGCCAAAGAATGAATAACTGATGCATTTCCAGGAAACAATGCACAGTCATGAGTTCATATGAATGAACTAACCACCCCAGCAGTAACCGCCGAACCCAACGCTCTTCCCTTCCTTCTTCAGAGCAGCAATGAGTGGCTGCACCTTTTCAGCTGCGTCGGCCTGGAGATGCAATGAACGAAGTgcaacatgaagaacatgaaGAATTTCAGGGGATCGATCACTGGGACAATGACTTGTGGTCTTAAAAACAGTGATTAAAGAATCAAACCGGGGAGTGTGTCCTTATCCACTCCTCAACTGAGACCCCATCCTCGTAAGGATCGCCGTGCAGCAGATCGGGAACCACGACGTAGTACCCAAGAGCTGCGACTTGATCTGCTATTTCCCTTTTGTAACAGTAAGACATGATGCACACATCGAACACTGTTGGTCAACTTTCAATTTAAACAACGGAACCATTCAAGAAGCAAATGATCAAGCTTCACACATGGTCGCACATACTGTGTGCGTACCTTAGTTTCGGTGCCTCGAACCCTGCAACAAGAAGCAAATGATGAAATGATCCATACGAAACCGAAGGACGCGGGGCGCGCGCGCGCTAGCTAGCTGCACGGCGAGGGAGCACTGATGACTGACCGTAGTAGTCGGAGCCGAGGACGATGGCGCGGTGGGCGCGGCGTGAGCCGGTGAGGTAGGCCTCGACGCCGTGGAAGTCGTGCGCGGTATGGCCCGCCTCGGCGCCCGTGGTCGTCATGTCCAGCGGGTTGTCCAGGCACGGGTGGTGCTGGAGCGACGACGGTGCTGCCCGCGCGGACGGGAGCACGAGCGGCGCGTTGGCTTCCTCTACCGAGATGAGCGCCGCGGAGGCGGCGATGACGACGGAGAGGAAGATGAGCAGCAGCGACGAGGTCGCCGACGACCCCTTGCCAGCGCGGggcatggcgatggtggcggtttCAGCTTTTCGCGGAAGTCCACGAGGTAGTGCTGGTAGGTCCGGACGAGCTCGCGTCAGTGACGTCGCGTGGTTTGGCGGAGATGCGCGGGGCTCCGGGGCGAATGGCGattgagtttttttttctatttctatagAACGGACCGGGGCGATTGATTTGAGCGGGAGCCGGGCATGGTTGTTGCCTAAACGACAAGGATCGGATCGGGCGGGCCAAGACCAAGAATCATTTTTATGTGGGATGCAAGTAGGATCGTGAATTCGCCACACGAGACCTTCTCAAGTGGGATCGGATCACTCGCTCCCACCGGGAGTCAAACTCGACCAGAGGCATACTACTTAAGCCACCTAACCAACTCAGTTAGAAACCCTTTCACTTCTGTAATGTCGTATTGTCTCTAGCTGAACTATCTTTACTTGAGAATGCGTTCTGTAGTTGCTTTTGTGTTCAGTTCAAAGCTGGGACGATCATCACTACTATTTGCATATGAGGACATGGGATCTCGTTGTTCTGTAATTGCATTGTGTTCGGTTCCAGCTTCTTTGTCCGCATCTCAATATCATATTTGGATTCTGATCTACCAGGCTGCACTTGTCTGCCTTCTTCATCTGagccttcttattcttctttttttttttacgaaACTGGAGGGGCCAAGGCTCCTATAGGAAATTTACTAAGAAGAGAGAAACAACAGTCTGAAACAACAAAGAGAAATCAGGAAACAAAATAAGAAACAAAGAAGATAAGAACAAGAAGGGAGATTACAACAGGTTTTGGATCCATAAATCAAAAGTATGTGTAAATCTAGCCTTTGCTCTTAATGAAAGGACCTTCATTTCCTTTGTGAATATTTCCTGGACAGACTCAACTCTTGGCTGGATGCCTTTGAAGATAAGGTCATTCCTAACAGTCCAGATACCCCAGCACATCAAAATAGCAGCCATCAGAAAAAAAGTTAGGATGAGTTTGGTCTCTAACTTGCATAACTGCCTCCAGAATATCAGAACCTGACTGAATTGTAATGCTAATCAAACTCCAACAGATCTTAGCAAACTGATAATTCAGGAAAAGATGatcatttgtttcttcaatattttgCTGACAGAGCACACAATTATAAGATTCCAGAGCCATATTTTTCCTTCTTAAGATATTTCTGGTGTTGAGTCTGTTAGCCCCTCGATCTCCGGTACGGAGATATCCGACCActcactagtgttgccgagcacacactagcgatgccgaccacgaactgtcgttgtcgaccacacactatgactagaggtagaagaagggagagagaatagagcatacacacacagcagaGACACCAGCTTTGGGCGGagctctgtataggagatggcaaatctgaactcgctctttactgagttgcagtggcaaactatatatacaactctatccatctagtcctattacagctgccatgctgctacagttactagatgtgatagcagggctgactttggcgcctgcccctgctgtggcta harbors:
- the LOC136518578 gene encoding endo-1,3;1,4-beta-D-glucanase-like, encoding MPRAGKGSSATSSLLLIFLSVVIAASAALISVEEANAPLVLPSARAAPSSLQHHPCLDNPLDMTTTGAEAGHTAHDFHGVEAYLTGSRRAHRAIVLGSDYYGFEAPKLREIADQVAALGYYVVVPDLLHGDPYEDGVSVEEWIRTHSPADAAEKVQPLIAALKKEGKSVGFGGYCWGAKVAVELAKTDEIQAVVISHPSLVTVDDMKEIKCHIAVLGGEYDTRSPPQLVQQFQRVLEQNEAIDHVVKIFPRVPHGFACRYNSTDPFAVKTADEAREDMASWFNKHLKHESESFQVQLAAGI